The proteins below come from a single Metarhizium brunneum chromosome 1, complete sequence genomic window:
- the nuo9.5 gene encoding NADH-ubiquinone oxidoreductase 9 subunit has protein sequence MSAPVFWSTPLKYCRWAARERPALFWSVIIGAAGPIAMPIVPPIRKYFGDADPAPIPVTYPVPTGPRKQLTGYDD, from the exons ATGTCTGCGCCAGTCTTCTGGTCCACCCCTCTCAAGTACTGCCGCTGGGCAGCTCGTGAACGACCCGCGCTTTTCTGGTCTGTCATCATTGGCGCCGCCGGTCCCATCGCCATGCCTATCGTGCCTCCGATCCGAAAGTACTTCGGGGATGCTGATCCAGCGCCTATTCCCGTTACATATCCTG TTCCTACGGGTCCTCGGAAACAATTGACAGGCTATGACGATTAG